The Gloeocapsopsis sp. IPPAS B-1203 genome contains a region encoding:
- a CDS encoding DUF6439 family protein, whose protein sequence is MLQANQNKNSVQDLSTLELAQALMAKLAISPQDWHRLKSNRKVRASEQAAAAIIFLLKDQPEEALQRLQQASGWLDRSISAPPCPTHGHNRE, encoded by the coding sequence ATGTTGCAAGCTAACCAGAACAAGAATTCTGTTCAAGACCTTAGCACTTTAGAATTAGCTCAAGCTTTAATGGCAAAACTCGCGATATCTCCCCAAGACTGGCATCGATTAAAGTCTAACCGCAAAGTACGTGCGAGTGAACAAGCTGCGGCAGCAATTATATTTCTGCTCAAGGATCAACCCGAAGAAGCTTTACAACGATTACAGCAAGCATCTGGCTGGTTAGATCGTTCGATTTCGGCACCACCTTGCCCTACACATGGACATAATAGAGAGTAG
- a CDS encoding anti-sigma regulatory factor, which translates to MSFASTLYLCPILDLLLAEVPCRWQAELRLGLQEALVNAAKHGNNLDPSKLVIVKFKIEDDHYWWLISDEGCGFTPPCECNGNPHEYLPSEESENGRGLCILHKIFDRVHWNANGTELRLGKHFNNRFRLPLLH; encoded by the coding sequence ATTAGCTTTGCCTCAACTCTTTATCTTTGTCCAATCTTGGACTTACTTTTAGCAGAGGTTCCCTGTAGATGGCAAGCTGAACTGCGCTTAGGACTTCAAGAAGCATTAGTCAACGCAGCAAAGCACGGAAACAACCTCGATCCCAGCAAGTTAGTTATCGTTAAATTCAAGATAGAAGACGACCACTATTGGTGGTTGATTTCCGATGAAGGTTGTGGGTTTACTCCCCCCTGTGAGTGTAATGGCAACCCTCATGAATACCTACCCTCCGAAGAATCAGAAAATGGTCGGGGGCTGTGTATTCTCCACAAAATTTTTGATCGGGTACATTGGAACGCCAATGGAACAGAATTAAGACTCGGCAAACACTTTAATAATCGCTTTCGCCTACCGCTATTACACTAG
- the rlmD gene encoding 23S rRNA (uracil(1939)-C(5))-methyltransferase RlmD encodes MSLTELSNIDAQNQSKNLWQQGNLVEVVIDDLSDTGDGVGRFGDRVVFVPDTVPGDRALVRLTYTKPQFARAKLYQLLASSPHRIRPSCIVADKCGGCQWQHINYEYQLEAKRNLVIQALQRIGGFSNPLVNSVLAAPSALSYRNKATYPLGISATGQVQAGYYQKNTHQLINLNQCPVQDSRLNPLLREVKQDIQNQKWQIYDEKHHKGQIRHLALRIGRCTGEMLLTLVVKDWIPEITDQAQEWLKRYPRLVGVALNRNSDRTNAIFGQETRCIAGKAYLIEEFAGLQFQVRPETFFQVNTEVAEALLQEISQQLNLQGHEILLDAYCGIGTLTLPLAPQVRQAIGLELQPTSVQQAQHNANLNHIKNVSFQVGAVEKLLPQLEITPDIVFLDPPRKGCDRTVIETLLQVQPSQIVYVSCKVATLARDLKLLCQKGYDLVRVQPADFFPQTSHVECAAFLVSS; translated from the coding sequence GTGTCTTTAACAGAATTATCTAATATCGATGCTCAAAATCAGTCAAAAAATTTATGGCAACAGGGAAATTTAGTCGAAGTTGTCATTGATGACTTGAGCGATACTGGCGATGGAGTAGGGCGATTTGGCGATCGCGTTGTCTTTGTTCCTGATACTGTACCAGGCGATCGCGCCCTAGTACGACTTACTTATACTAAACCCCAATTCGCTCGTGCCAAGCTTTATCAGTTACTCGCATCGTCTCCACACCGCATTCGTCCGAGTTGTATTGTTGCTGATAAGTGTGGTGGTTGTCAGTGGCAACATATCAATTATGAATATCAGTTAGAAGCAAAGCGAAATTTAGTGATTCAAGCTTTGCAACGCATTGGCGGTTTTAGCAATCCTCTTGTTAATTCTGTTCTCGCTGCACCTTCAGCGTTAAGCTATCGTAACAAAGCGACATATCCTTTAGGAATTTCAGCCACAGGACAAGTTCAAGCTGGTTACTATCAAAAAAACACTCATCAATTAATTAATCTTAATCAATGTCCAGTACAAGACTCGCGATTAAATCCGCTACTGCGTGAAGTCAAGCAAGATATTCAAAACCAGAAGTGGCAAATCTACGATGAAAAACACCACAAAGGGCAAATTCGTCACTTAGCTTTGCGGATTGGGCGTTGCACTGGAGAAATGCTGTTGACATTGGTAGTTAAAGATTGGATACCAGAAATTACAGATCAAGCTCAAGAGTGGTTAAAACGCTACCCACGGTTAGTCGGAGTAGCCCTCAATCGCAACAGCGATCGCACCAACGCCATTTTTGGGCAAGAAACTCGGTGTATTGCCGGAAAAGCTTACTTAATTGAAGAATTTGCCGGACTACAATTTCAAGTCCGCCCAGAGACATTTTTTCAAGTGAATACCGAAGTCGCAGAAGCTTTGCTACAAGAAATTAGTCAGCAACTCAATTTACAAGGACATGAAATATTACTCGATGCCTATTGTGGGATTGGTACGCTTACTTTACCTCTAGCACCACAAGTTAGACAAGCCATTGGTTTAGAATTGCAACCAACATCAGTACAGCAAGCACAACACAACGCAAATTTAAATCACATCAAGAATGTCAGTTTTCAAGTGGGCGCAGTTGAAAAATTGCTACCACAACTAGAAATTACCCCTGATATTGTTTTCCTCGATCCTCCGCGCAAAGGATGCGATCGCACTGTCATTGAAACTTTACTGCAAGTGCAACCATCACAAATTGTCTACGTTAGCTGTAAAGTCGCTACTCTCGCCCGCGATCTCAAGTTACTGTGTCAAAAAGGCTATGATCTCGTTCGAGTACAACCTGCTGATTTCTTCCCGCAGACATCGCACGTAGAATGTGCCGCCTTCCTTGTCAGTAGTTAG
- the apcD gene encoding allophycocyanin subunit alpha-B has translation MSIVSNVILKADDELRYPSSGELKNIKDFLQTGEQRMRIASTLAENEKKIVQQASKQLWQKRPDFIAPGGNAYGERQRALCLRDYGWYLRLITYGVLSGDKEPIEKIGLIGVREMYNSLGVPVPGMVESIRCLKEASLGLLSSEDAAEAAPYFDYIIQAMS, from the coding sequence ATGAGCATAGTTAGCAACGTGATCCTCAAAGCCGATGATGAACTGCGTTATCCTAGCAGCGGCGAACTAAAAAACATCAAAGATTTTTTGCAAACCGGCGAACAACGGATGCGTATTGCTAGTACGCTAGCAGAAAACGAAAAGAAAATCGTACAGCAAGCCAGTAAACAACTTTGGCAGAAACGCCCAGATTTTATTGCCCCTGGTGGAAATGCTTATGGCGAACGCCAACGGGCTTTGTGTCTGCGCGACTACGGTTGGTACTTGCGCTTGATTACTTACGGTGTGCTTTCTGGCGATAAAGAACCAATTGAAAAAATTGGTTTGATTGGTGTTCGAGAAATGTATAATTCGCTCGGTGTACCAGTACCAGGAATGGTTGAATCAATTCGTTGTCTTAAGGAAGCATCTTTGGGCTTATTAAGTTCTGAAGATGCTGCTGAAGCTGCACCCTACTTTGATTATATTATTCAAGCTATGTCTTAG
- a CDS encoding phycocyanobilin:ferredoxin oxidoreductase: protein MTSSTYSLRSQQHPLIRQLADSIESIWQRLELSPYQLPHEFGYVEGKLEGEKLTIENRCYQTPQFRKMHLELAKVGTTLDILHCVMFPRPEYNLPMFGCDLVGGRGQISAAIADLSPVCESSLPDTYTQALAALPAPNFSQPRDLPEWGHIFSKFCLFVRPHGEEEALFLQQVQNYLEIHVTQAIAAQPVSAAQQAQILAGQRNYCTQQQQNDKTRRVLEKAFGKEWADRYMTTVLFDYIE from the coding sequence CTGATAGTATCGAGTCAATTTGGCAGCGCCTAGAACTTTCTCCTTATCAGTTACCACACGAGTTTGGGTATGTAGAAGGAAAATTAGAAGGAGAAAAACTCACCATCGAGAATCGCTGCTATCAAACGCCGCAGTTTCGCAAAATGCACCTCGAACTTGCCAAAGTAGGGACAACGCTGGATATCTTGCATTGCGTCATGTTCCCTCGCCCCGAATACAATTTACCGATGTTTGGTTGCGACTTAGTCGGCGGTAGAGGGCAAATTAGTGCAGCGATCGCAGATCTATCTCCTGTTTGCGAGAGTAGCTTACCTGATACCTATACTCAAGCATTAGCAGCACTTCCAGCACCCAATTTTTCACAACCCAGAGATCTTCCAGAGTGGGGTCATATTTTCTCTAAATTTTGTTTATTCGTTCGTCCTCACGGTGAAGAAGAAGCATTATTTCTCCAGCAAGTGCAAAACTATCTAGAAATTCACGTTACACAGGCGATCGCTGCTCAGCCTGTATCTGCAGCACAACAGGCACAAATTTTAGCAGGTCAACGCAATTACTGTACCCAACAACAGCAAAACGACAAAACCCGCCGCGTTCTCGAAAAAGCTTTTGGTAAAGAATGGGCAGATCGTTATATGACTACAGTGTTATTTGACTACATTGAGTAA